The following are encoded together in the Candidatus Tumulicola sp. genome:
- a CDS encoding DUF255 domain-containing protein → MSEFRFSPRPNRANEIAWMSWGAAAFDRARAEDKPILLSISAVWCHWCHVMDETSYSDSTAIATINQHYVPVRVDNDRRPDVNARYNMGGWPTTAFLAPDGQILTGATYLPPHQLNRALEEIANFYATNKETIAEREAPPSPQFGAGGADAEIDASIPERLADAMAGNFDAEFGGFGDSPKFPQPELLEFLLVEWRAAGDQRCYNMLVETLLGMARGGTYDHVEGGFFRYSTTRDWSVPHFEKMAEDHGGLLRVLGQLETLAPSRDIRAALVSSIRFVRATLRDPQTALFAGSQDADEAYFELSLEKRREREAPFVDRTSYTNWTCGLAGALLFAGRALDDEPIVQEGCETLDAVADRLIDADGLAYHVLRPGGTPEVRGLLTDQVAYLRASIDAHEITGEGRFLARARDIADRLLARFQAPDGGFYDRVEIEETIGRLDRSDRPIAENGVLAENLLRLYALAHDDAYRSAAVRTLKLFAPASLQAGSFAAAYARAVRRLTSLHYAVRIVGSPQETANFREAASRLPALAAVGTVPPQAAAEAGLPASPAPAAYACTDSACGPPVTDPAGLRQAYDRLAAATG, encoded by the coding sequence ATGAGTGAGTTTCGTTTCTCTCCGCGACCAAATCGCGCGAACGAAATCGCGTGGATGTCGTGGGGCGCAGCCGCCTTCGATCGCGCACGCGCCGAAGATAAGCCGATACTGCTGTCGATTTCTGCCGTGTGGTGTCACTGGTGCCACGTGATGGACGAAACATCGTATTCCGATTCGACCGCTATCGCAACGATTAACCAGCACTACGTTCCGGTTCGAGTCGATAACGATCGCCGGCCGGATGTCAACGCACGCTACAACATGGGCGGCTGGCCGACGACGGCGTTTCTCGCGCCGGACGGCCAGATTTTGACCGGCGCTACCTATCTGCCGCCGCATCAGCTCAATCGCGCGCTCGAAGAGATCGCCAATTTTTATGCGACGAACAAGGAGACGATCGCCGAACGCGAGGCACCGCCGTCACCGCAATTCGGAGCCGGCGGAGCCGACGCTGAAATCGACGCTTCGATTCCCGAGCGCTTAGCGGACGCGATGGCCGGCAACTTCGATGCGGAATTCGGTGGTTTCGGTGACTCTCCGAAGTTTCCACAACCCGAGTTGCTCGAGTTTTTGTTGGTCGAATGGCGCGCCGCAGGCGACCAGCGCTGTTACAACATGCTCGTAGAAACACTCCTCGGCATGGCGCGCGGCGGAACGTACGACCACGTCGAGGGTGGTTTTTTCCGCTACTCAACGACTCGCGATTGGTCGGTGCCGCATTTTGAGAAAATGGCCGAAGACCACGGCGGTTTGTTGCGCGTGCTAGGTCAACTCGAAACGCTCGCGCCGTCTCGGGACATTCGCGCCGCACTGGTGTCGTCGATTCGCTTCGTGCGCGCGACGCTGCGCGATCCGCAAACGGCGCTCTTTGCCGGCAGCCAAGACGCCGACGAAGCCTACTTCGAACTCTCGCTAGAAAAGCGGCGCGAACGCGAGGCACCGTTCGTCGACCGCACCTCGTATACCAATTGGACGTGCGGACTGGCCGGTGCGTTGTTGTTCGCCGGCCGGGCGCTCGACGACGAACCGATCGTGCAAGAAGGCTGCGAAACGTTAGATGCGGTTGCCGACCGGCTCATCGATGCCGATGGTCTGGCATATCACGTCTTGCGCCCAGGCGGGACGCCCGAGGTGCGCGGGTTACTGACCGACCAAGTCGCATACCTCCGCGCGTCGATCGACGCCCACGAGATCACCGGCGAAGGGCGGTTCCTTGCGCGAGCACGTGACATCGCCGATCGACTGCTCGCGCGCTTTCAGGCCCCGGACGGCGGATTCTACGATCGCGTCGAGATCGAAGAAACGATCGGCCGCCTGGACCGTAGCGATCGGCCTATTGCCGAGAACGGCGTGCTCGCCGAGAACCTTCTGCGGCTCTATGCGCTCGCGCACGACGACGCGTATCGAAGCGCCGCCGTCCGCACCCTCAAACTCTTTGCTCCCGCCTCGCTCCAAGCGGGGTCGTTCGCAGCGGCCTACGCGCGGGCGGTTCGCCGCTTGACGAGCTTGCACTATGCCGTTCGCATCGTCGGCAGCCCGCAAGAAACCGCCAATTTTCGCGAGGCCGCGAGCCGGCTGCCGGCGTTGGCTGCGGTCGGAACCGTGCCGCCCCAGGCGGCCGCCGAGGCCGGCTTGCCGGCGTCTCCGGCGCCGGCGGCCTACGCCTGCACCGATTCTGCCTGCGGGCCGCCGGTGACGGATCCGGCCGGCCTGCGCCAGGCCTACGATCGACTCGCCGCGGCGACGGGCTGA
- a CDS encoding GNAT family N-acetyltransferase: protein MSHQNWAVRQSEAAESEWIEAILDHHWGGRFAVVNEQRIDLLEHPALVAGDRQGLAIYRVVPRAELLLLHAEHAGAGIGTALIGCVQQICFAAGAPQLWVTTTNDNVHALAFYQRRGFHIANVRVGAVDRARALKPQIPTVGNAGIRIHDEVELVIKREGANRRPP from the coding sequence ATGTCGCATCAGAATTGGGCGGTGCGCCAAAGTGAGGCAGCCGAATCGGAATGGATCGAAGCAATACTCGACCACCATTGGGGTGGCCGCTTCGCCGTCGTGAACGAGCAGCGGATCGATTTATTGGAACACCCGGCGCTCGTTGCCGGTGATCGTCAAGGATTGGCTATCTATCGAGTGGTGCCGCGCGCGGAGCTGCTGTTGCTACACGCGGAGCACGCTGGAGCCGGCATTGGAACGGCGCTGATCGGATGTGTCCAGCAAATATGCTTTGCGGCTGGCGCACCGCAGCTGTGGGTTACAACCACCAACGATAATGTACATGCGCTCGCGTTTTACCAACGGCGCGGCTTTCACATCGCGAACGTTCGCGTTGGAGCGGTCGACCGTGCGCGAGCGTTGAAGCCGCAAATTCCCACCGTTGGAAACGCGGGGATTCGAATTCACGATGAGGTCGAGCTCGTTATAAAGCGAGAGGGCGCCAACCGACGCCCTCCCTGA